A section of the Streptomyces sp. Je 1-369 genome encodes:
- a CDS encoding META domain-containing protein, producing MHTQRLTLTLTALASAGLLLTACGSESGTGSDSGSGGGSGGRSVESEQALTGVRWNVESLTVGGKKHDAPEGAYLKIGKDGKATGSYGCNQAGTTVSIKGDTVDFGTTQTTRMACEGGGRMKFEENLTRALGAGKFTAKVDGDRMTLTTAKGDRVAFTSHPAEPDAPLTGTKWTVNGIGDGRTAATLPKAVSGRVHLTFGDDGKVSGNLGCNDVSATAEAKDGRITFGKPATTRKMCPGDAMTTERKLLKLFDGEARYEVRQDTLKLTADDGTVITAKTVPSDS from the coding sequence ATGCACACGCAGCGACTGACCCTCACCCTGACCGCGCTGGCCTCCGCGGGGCTGCTGCTCACGGCATGCGGCAGCGAGTCCGGAACCGGCTCCGACAGCGGCTCCGGCGGCGGCTCCGGCGGCCGTTCCGTGGAGAGCGAGCAGGCACTCACCGGCGTCCGCTGGAACGTCGAGAGTCTCACCGTGGGCGGCAAGAAGCACGACGCCCCGGAAGGCGCCTACCTCAAGATCGGCAAGGACGGAAAGGCCACCGGCAGCTACGGCTGCAACCAGGCGGGCACCACCGTGTCGATCAAGGGCGACACCGTGGACTTCGGTACGACGCAGACGACGAGGATGGCCTGCGAGGGCGGCGGCCGCATGAAGTTCGAGGAGAACCTCACGCGCGCACTCGGCGCGGGCAAGTTCACCGCGAAGGTGGACGGCGACCGCATGACCCTCACCACCGCCAAGGGAGACCGCGTGGCCTTCACCTCGCACCCCGCCGAGCCCGACGCGCCCCTCACCGGCACCAAGTGGACGGTGAACGGCATCGGCGACGGCAGGACGGCGGCAACCCTGCCGAAGGCCGTGTCCGGCAGGGTCCACCTCACTTTCGGCGACGACGGCAAGGTCAGCGGCAACCTCGGCTGCAACGACGTATCCGCCACGGCGGAGGCGAAGGACGGCCGCATCACCTTCGGCAAGCCCGCGACCACCCGGAAGATGTGCCCCGGCGACGCGATGACCACCGAGCGCAAGCTCCTGAAGCTCTTCGACGGCGAGGCGCGCTACGAGGTGCGGCAGGACACGCTGAAGCTCACCGCGGACGACGGCACGGTCATCACCGCGAAGACCGTTCCTTCGGACTCGTAG
- a CDS encoding helix-turn-helix domain-containing protein has product MDLEERVAELERRVAELESAEPAAPAVGEGDFWALDALKARHPVTDDADGAVLFTGTVRVPTGHRYEWQYGLLTESVFEGDWSEAAESFAALGNPVRLRLLREILGGLRTTAELAALDDVGTTGQIYHHLRQLTGTGWLHSTERGRYEVPAGRVVPLLVVLTAARPVT; this is encoded by the coding sequence ATGGATCTGGAAGAGCGTGTCGCCGAGCTCGAACGGCGCGTGGCGGAGCTGGAGAGCGCGGAGCCGGCCGCGCCCGCCGTGGGAGAGGGCGATTTCTGGGCCCTCGACGCCCTGAAGGCGCGGCACCCGGTGACGGACGACGCGGACGGCGCCGTCCTGTTCACCGGGACGGTGCGGGTGCCGACGGGGCACCGGTACGAGTGGCAGTACGGCCTGCTGACCGAGTCGGTCTTCGAGGGTGACTGGTCCGAGGCGGCCGAGTCGTTCGCCGCGCTCGGCAACCCGGTGCGGCTGCGGCTGCTGCGGGAGATCCTCGGCGGCCTGCGCACCACCGCCGAGCTGGCCGCGCTCGACGACGTCGGCACGACCGGCCAGATCTACCACCACCTGCGCCAGCTGACCGGCACCGGCTGGCTGCACAGCACGGAGCGCGGGCGCTACGAGGTGCCTGCCGGACGTGTGGTGCCACTGCTCGTGGTGCTCACGGCGGCGAGACCGGTGACCTGA
- a CDS encoding Leu/Phe/Val dehydrogenase encodes MTEADNGVLHTLFHSDQGGHEQVVLCQDRASGLKAVIAIHSTALGPALGGTRFYPYATEEEAVADVLNLSRGMSYKNAMAGLDHGGGKAVIIGDPDRIKSEELLLAFGRCVASLGGRYVTACDVGTYVADMDVVARECRWTTGRSPENGGAGDSSVLTAFGVYQGMRASAEHLWGDPSLRGRKVGVAGVGKVGHHLVEHLLEDGAEVVITDVREESVTRIVHKHPSVTAVADTDALIRTEGLDIYAPCALGGALNDDTVPVLTAKVVCGAANNQLAHPGVEKDLADRSILYAPDYVVNAGGVIQVADELHGFDFDRCKAKASKIFDTTLAIFARAKQDGIPPAAAADRIAEQRMSDAR; translated from the coding sequence GTGACCGAAGCAGACAACGGCGTCCTGCACACCCTGTTCCACTCGGACCAGGGAGGCCACGAGCAAGTAGTGCTCTGCCAGGACCGCGCCAGTGGCCTCAAGGCCGTGATCGCCATCCACAGCACCGCCCTGGGCCCCGCCCTCGGCGGCACCCGCTTCTACCCGTACGCGACCGAGGAAGAGGCCGTCGCCGACGTCCTGAACCTGTCGCGCGGGATGTCGTACAAGAACGCCATGGCCGGGCTCGACCACGGCGGCGGCAAGGCCGTGATCATCGGCGATCCGGACCGGATCAAGAGCGAGGAGCTGCTGCTCGCCTTCGGCCGCTGCGTCGCCTCGCTCGGCGGCCGCTACGTGACGGCCTGCGACGTCGGTACGTACGTCGCCGACATGGACGTCGTCGCGCGCGAGTGCCGCTGGACCACCGGACGCTCCCCCGAGAACGGCGGCGCGGGCGACTCCTCCGTACTCACCGCGTTCGGTGTCTACCAGGGCATGCGGGCCAGCGCAGAGCACCTGTGGGGCGACCCGTCGCTGCGCGGGCGCAAGGTCGGTGTCGCGGGCGTCGGCAAGGTGGGCCACCACCTGGTCGAGCACCTCCTGGAGGACGGCGCCGAGGTCGTCATCACGGACGTCCGCGAGGAGTCGGTGACCCGGATCGTCCACAAGCACCCGTCGGTGACGGCGGTGGCGGACACTGATGCGCTCATCCGGACCGAGGGCCTCGACATCTACGCGCCGTGTGCGCTGGGCGGCGCGCTGAACGACGACACCGTGCCGGTCCTCACCGCGAAGGTGGTGTGCGGCGCCGCGAACAACCAGCTGGCGCACCCGGGTGTGGAGAAGGACCTGGCCGACCGGTCGATCCTCTACGCGCCGGACTACGTGGTGAACGCGGGCGGCGTGATCCAGGTCGCCGACGAGCTGCACGGGTTCGACTTCGACCGGTGCAAGGCGAAGGCGTCGAAGATCTTCGACACCACGCTCGCCATATTCGCTCGCGCAAAGCAGGACGGCATCCCGCCGGCCGCGGCGGCCGACAGGATTGCCGAACAGCGCATGTCCGACGCGCGCTGA
- a CDS encoding TetR/AcrR family transcriptional regulator, with product MAGAEAGVAAQPLGLRERKKRQTAARIWRSALDLCLERGYDKVSVAEIAAAADVSKMTVFNYFGTKEDVLLGPMEEHVSDAADAVREREPGESAVAALRRQFLAKVDARDPSIGLSGDPRLLQMRQLISDTPVLARRTLTFQMRGVELVAGVLAEETGDRLLAGVAAHQLVAARDAVILENHRRLLAGDSVDAMADDCAALAERAFDLVEKGLQGYPGNA from the coding sequence ATGGCTGGGGCAGAAGCAGGCGTCGCCGCGCAACCACTCGGACTGCGCGAGCGCAAAAAGCGGCAGACCGCGGCGCGGATCTGGCGCAGCGCGCTCGACCTGTGCCTGGAGCGTGGCTACGACAAGGTCTCCGTCGCGGAGATCGCGGCCGCCGCCGACGTCTCGAAGATGACGGTCTTCAACTACTTCGGCACCAAGGAGGACGTCCTCCTCGGCCCGATGGAGGAGCACGTCTCCGACGCCGCCGACGCGGTGCGCGAGCGCGAGCCCGGCGAGAGCGCGGTCGCCGCGCTGCGCCGCCAGTTCCTCGCCAAGGTCGACGCGCGCGACCCCTCGATCGGCCTCTCCGGAGACCCCCGCCTGCTCCAGATGCGGCAGCTCATCAGCGACACTCCCGTCCTCGCGCGCCGGACGCTCACCTTCCAGATGCGCGGTGTCGAGCTCGTCGCCGGAGTCCTCGCCGAGGAGACCGGTGACCGGCTCCTCGCCGGGGTCGCCGCCCACCAGCTCGTCGCCGCACGGGACGCGGTGATCCTGGAGAACCACCGCAGACTCCTCGCGGGCGACAGCGTCGACGCCATGGCCGACGACTGCGCGGCCCTCGCCGAGCGCGCCTTCGATCTGGTGGAAAAGGGACTTCAGGGGTACCCCGGAAACGCTTAG
- the purM gene encoding phosphoribosylformylglycinamidine cyclo-ligase, whose product MPETTGASYAAAGVDIEAGDRAVELMKEWVKKTQRPEVKGLGGLGGFAGLFDASALKRFERPLLASATDGVGTKVDVARQMGVYDTIGHDLVAMVMDDIVVCGAEPLFMTDYICVGKVHPERVAAIVKGIAEGCVLAGCSLVGGETAEHPGLLGPDDFDVAGAGTGAVEADRLLGSDRIRKGDAVIAMASSGLHSNGYSLVRHVVFDRAGWALDRRIEEFGRTLGEELLEPTKIYSLDCLALTRTTDVHAFSHVTGGGLAANLARVIPDGLHAIVDRETWTPGAVFDVVGQVGRVERLELEKTLNMGVGMIAIVPEESADAALTTLADRGVDAWVAGEITDRGEHATGAALIGDYAK is encoded by the coding sequence ATGCCCGAGACCACTGGTGCCAGCTACGCGGCCGCCGGCGTAGACATCGAGGCGGGCGACCGCGCCGTCGAGCTCATGAAGGAGTGGGTCAAGAAGACCCAGCGTCCCGAGGTCAAGGGCCTCGGCGGCCTCGGCGGCTTCGCCGGGCTCTTCGACGCCTCGGCCCTCAAGCGCTTCGAGCGTCCGCTCCTCGCCTCCGCCACCGACGGCGTGGGGACCAAGGTCGACGTCGCCCGTCAGATGGGTGTCTACGACACCATCGGCCACGACCTCGTCGCGATGGTCATGGACGACATCGTGGTGTGCGGCGCCGAGCCGCTCTTCATGACCGACTACATCTGCGTCGGGAAAGTCCACCCCGAGCGTGTCGCCGCCATCGTGAAGGGCATCGCCGAGGGTTGTGTCCTCGCGGGCTGCTCCCTCGTCGGCGGCGAGACCGCGGAGCACCCGGGCCTGCTCGGCCCGGACGACTTCGATGTCGCGGGCGCCGGTACCGGCGCGGTCGAGGCCGACCGGCTCCTCGGCTCCGATCGCATCCGTAAGGGTGACGCGGTGATCGCCATGGCGTCCTCGGGTCTTCACTCGAACGGGTACTCGCTCGTCCGGCATGTGGTCTTCGACCGCGCGGGCTGGGCCCTGGACCGCCGGATCGAGGAGTTCGGCCGCACGCTCGGCGAGGAGCTCCTGGAGCCCACCAAGATCTACTCCCTGGACTGCCTGGCGCTCACCCGCACCACGGACGTCCACGCCTTCAGCCACGTCACGGGCGGCGGCCTCGCGGCCAACCTCGCCCGGGTCATCCCGGACGGCCTGCACGCGATCGTGGACCGTGAGACGTGGACCCCCGGCGCGGTCTTCGACGTGGTCGGCCAGGTCGGCCGGGTCGAGCGCCTCGAACTGGAGAAGACGCTGAACATGGGCGTCGGCATGATCGCGATCGTCCCCGAGGAGTCGGCGGACGCGGCGCTCACCACCCTCGCGGACCGCGGTGTGGACGCCTGGGTCGCAGGCGAGATCACGGACCGCGGCGAGCACGCCACGGGCGCCGCCCTGATCGGCGACTACGCCAAGTAG
- a CDS encoding DUF3073 domain-containing protein, with translation MGRGRAKAKQTKVARQLKYSSGGTDLSRLANELGASTSQQPPNGEPFEDDDEEDDPYAQYADLYNDDEDEDSDESGPSSQRRGA, from the coding sequence ATGGGGCGCGGCCGGGCAAAGGCCAAGCAGACGAAGGTCGCCCGCCAGCTGAAGTACAGCAGCGGCGGGACTGACCTCTCGCGTCTGGCCAATGAGCTGGGCGCTTCGACTTCGCAACAGCCGCCGAATGGCGAGCCGTTCGAAGACGACGACGAGGAAGACGACCCGTACGCCCAGTACGCGGATCTGTACAACGACGACGAGGACGAGGACTCCGACGAGTCCGGTCCGTCGTCGCAGCGCCGCGGCGCTTGA
- the purF gene encoding amidophosphoribosyltransferase has protein sequence MPRGDGRLNHDLLPGEKGPQDACGVFGVWAPGEEVAKLTYFGLYALQHRGQESAGIAVSNGSQILVFKDMGLVSQVFDETSLGSLQGHIAVGHARYSTTGASVWENAQPTFRATAHGSIALGHNGNLVNTAQLAELVAALPKENGRATQVAATNDTDLVTALLAGQVDDDGKPLTIEEAATKVLPDVQGAFSLVFMNENTLYAARDPQGIRPLVLGRLERGWVIASESAALDICGASYVREIEPGEFVAIDENGLRTSRFAEAKPKGCVFEYVYLARPDTDIAGRNVYLSRVEMGRKLAKEAPVEADLVIATPESGTPAAIGYAEASGIPFGAGLVKNAYVGRTFIQPSQTIRQLGIRLKLNPLKEVIKGKKLVVVDDSIVRGNTQRALVKMLREAGAAEVHIRISSPPVKWPCFFGIDFATRAELIANGMTIEEIGTSLGADSLSYISIDGMIEATTIDKPNLCRACFDGEYPMDLPDPELLGKQLLETELAAGPASTAAADAIRRP, from the coding sequence GTGCCACGTGGTGACGGTCGACTCAATCACGATCTGCTTCCCGGCGAGAAGGGCCCCCAGGACGCTTGCGGCGTCTTCGGTGTCTGGGCTCCGGGTGAAGAGGTCGCAAAGCTCACTTACTTCGGGCTCTATGCCCTCCAGCATCGGGGCCAGGAATCCGCGGGAATCGCGGTCAGCAACGGCTCCCAGATCCTCGTCTTCAAGGACATGGGCCTCGTGTCCCAGGTCTTCGACGAAACCTCTCTCGGCTCGCTCCAGGGTCATATAGCGGTCGGTCACGCCCGCTACTCGACCACCGGTGCCTCCGTCTGGGAGAACGCCCAGCCGACGTTCCGTGCCACCGCGCACGGCTCCATCGCGCTCGGGCACAACGGCAACCTCGTCAACACCGCCCAGCTCGCCGAGCTGGTCGCCGCCCTGCCCAAGGAGAACGGCCGCGCGACCCAGGTCGCCGCGACCAACGACACCGATCTGGTGACGGCTCTCCTCGCGGGCCAGGTGGACGACGACGGCAAGCCGCTGACGATCGAAGAAGCCGCCACCAAGGTCCTCCCGGACGTGCAGGGCGCCTTCTCCCTCGTCTTCATGAACGAGAACACGCTGTACGCGGCCCGTGACCCGCAGGGCATCCGCCCGCTGGTCCTCGGCCGCCTGGAGCGCGGCTGGGTCATCGCCTCGGAGTCGGCGGCGCTCGACATCTGCGGCGCCAGCTACGTCCGCGAGATCGAGCCCGGCGAGTTCGTCGCGATCGACGAGAACGGACTGCGAACGTCCCGATTCGCGGAAGCGAAGCCCAAGGGCTGTGTCTTCGAGTACGTCTACCTGGCGCGCCCCGACACGGACATCGCGGGCCGGAACGTCTACCTCTCGCGGGTCGAGATGGGCCGGAAACTCGCCAAGGAAGCTCCCGTCGAGGCCGACCTGGTCATAGCGACGCCCGAATCCGGCACTCCCGCCGCGATCGGTTACGCGGAAGCGTCCGGCATCCCCTTCGGCGCGGGCCTGGTCAAGAACGCCTACGTCGGCAGGACCTTCATCCAGCCCTCGCAGACGATCCGCCAGCTCGGCATCCGTCTCAAGCTGAACCCCCTCAAGGAAGTCATCAAGGGCAAGAAGCTGGTGGTCGTCGACGACTCGATCGTCCGCGGCAACACCCAGCGCGCCCTGGTCAAGATGCTCCGCGAGGCCGGAGCCGCCGAGGTCCACATCCGGATCTCGTCCCCGCCCGTGAAGTGGCCGTGCTTCTTCGGCATCGACTTCGCGACCCGCGCCGAGCTCATCGCCAACGGCATGACCATCGAGGAGATCGGCACCTCGCTCGGCGCCGACTCCCTCTCGTACATCTCCATCGACGGCATGATCGAGGCCACGACCATCGACAAGCCGAACCTCTGCCGTGCCTGCTTCGACGGCGAGTACCCGATGGACCTGCCCGACCCCGAGCTGCTCGGCAAGCAGCTCCTGGAGACGGAGCTGGCCGCCGGTCCGGCGTCCACGGCAGCGGCCGACGCGATCCGTCGCCCGTAA
- a CDS encoding M23 family metallopeptidase, producing MSVGLRKTAAVAHRLLWVVFFAQFVVRQFTELPYDYWLSWLPALAAIGISTATSRSARKQIETDPPAPVEVEPPVTGRWSALNSPADKVPSHGTHHLGQTYAIDITAEPAGGPARPKPIWFWPVARRGQAYPAFGEPLLAVADATVVHAADDQRDHLSRSSLVGVLYFWLVEGVGRTLGGARRVVGNHLVLDLGEGTYAVYAHVKQGSLAVRPGDRVTVGQELGRCGNSGNSTEPHLHFSLMDGPDMETARGIPFTWRGVGVPANGTVFTVGERVPSPHVSAE from the coding sequence ATGTCCGTAGGCCTGCGCAAGACCGCAGCTGTCGCCCACCGGCTGCTGTGGGTCGTGTTCTTCGCCCAATTCGTCGTCCGGCAGTTCACGGAGCTGCCGTACGACTACTGGCTGAGCTGGCTGCCCGCGCTCGCCGCGATCGGCATCAGTACGGCGACGTCCCGCTCCGCGCGCAAGCAGATCGAGACGGACCCCCCGGCCCCGGTCGAGGTCGAGCCCCCGGTCACCGGCCGCTGGTCCGCGCTGAACAGCCCCGCCGACAAGGTGCCGAGCCACGGCACGCACCACCTGGGCCAGACGTACGCCATCGACATCACGGCCGAACCGGCGGGCGGGCCCGCGCGTCCCAAGCCCATCTGGTTCTGGCCCGTCGCCCGGCGCGGGCAGGCCTACCCGGCCTTCGGGGAGCCGCTGCTCGCGGTGGCCGACGCGACCGTCGTGCACGCCGCGGACGACCAGCGCGATCACCTCAGCCGCAGCTCGCTCGTCGGAGTCCTGTACTTCTGGCTGGTCGAGGGCGTCGGCAGGACGCTCGGCGGCGCCCGCCGCGTCGTCGGCAACCACCTCGTGCTCGACCTGGGCGAGGGGACGTACGCCGTGTACGCCCACGTCAAGCAGGGTTCGCTCGCCGTGCGGCCGGGGGACCGGGTGACCGTCGGACAGGAGCTCGGCCGGTGCGGGAACTCCGGCAACTCCACCGAGCCGCACCTGCACTTCAGCCTGATGGACGGGCCCGACATGGAGACGGCCCGGGGCATCCCGTTCACCTGGCGCGGCGTCGGAGTGCCCGCGAACGGCACGGTGTTCACGGTCGGTGAGCGCGTGCCGAGCCCGCACGTGAGCGCGGAGTAA
- a CDS encoding maleylpyruvate isomerase family mycothiol-dependent enzyme: MPPAKKRTRSYDSAKTRTAVLAQFGNVRTAVRTLTPEQLARPTRLGEWTVRELAAHLAMVLGTVHRYLGMPEPAKHEVPLMEWPFATVTAATQVDEDTRALAETAGADLDELFTRTLTGIEESLAAASDDRLVPSRFGAMTLGDFLVTRTVELTVHTDDLNDAVPGLDVPYDRQALASCARLLADALAVKAPGASTEVRIPPYAVVQCVEGPRHTRGTPPNVVETEPLTWIRLATGRTEWATALDAAQVSASGERADLSGLLPIMG, encoded by the coding sequence ATGCCACCGGCCAAGAAGCGCACGCGCTCGTACGATTCCGCCAAGACCCGCACCGCCGTCCTCGCCCAGTTCGGCAACGTACGCACCGCGGTCCGCACCCTCACCCCCGAGCAGCTCGCCCGCCCGACGCGGCTCGGGGAGTGGACCGTACGCGAACTGGCCGCACACCTCGCGATGGTTCTCGGCACCGTCCACCGCTACCTCGGCATGCCGGAACCCGCGAAGCACGAAGTGCCGCTCATGGAGTGGCCGTTCGCCACGGTCACCGCGGCCACGCAGGTCGACGAGGACACCCGGGCGCTCGCGGAGACGGCGGGCGCGGACCTCGACGAGCTGTTCACACGCACGCTGACCGGCATCGAGGAGTCCCTGGCCGCGGCGTCCGACGACCGCCTGGTGCCCTCGCGCTTCGGCGCCATGACCCTCGGCGACTTCCTGGTCACCCGTACCGTCGAACTGACCGTCCACACGGACGACTTGAACGACGCGGTGCCCGGCCTCGACGTGCCGTACGACCGGCAGGCCCTGGCGTCCTGCGCCCGGCTGCTGGCGGACGCCCTCGCGGTGAAGGCGCCGGGCGCGTCGACGGAGGTGCGGATTCCGCCGTACGCGGTGGTGCAGTGCGTCGAAGGGCCCCGGCACACCCGCGGCACCCCGCCGAACGTCGTCGAGACCGAGCCGCTCACCTGGATCCGCCTCGCGACAGGGCGGACGGAGTGGGCGACGGCCCTCGACGCGGCGCAGGTCAGCGCGAGCGGGGAGCGGGCGGACCTGTCGGGGCTGCTGCCGATCATGGGGTGA